Genomic segment of Dehalococcoidia bacterium:
ACGAAGTCCAGCTGCCCGCGCTCGGTGCGCAGCCGGAAGAGCACGTCCTCGGCCCTGTTGAGCGTAGAGGCGATGTCAGGGTCGGCGTCATAGCCCATCACCGATATTCTGTCGGCGGCGGAGATAAGCTGGCGCATGATGGACAGGCGGTAAACTATCTGGGCGTAGTGCTCGATATCGAGCGAGGTCGGCACGATGGAGATGAGGTGGTTCAGGTAGGCCGCCCCACCCACCTTGTCGAGCTGCCCCAGCCGCTCGAGTTCCTGGGCTATGGTTATCTGGTCGATGGCCTCGTCGCGGTGATACAGCGAAAGCGCCGCCTGGTAAATCCAGCGGTTGGCCTCGGAATTGAAGTCCTCCGGGCGCAGCAGCACGGCCACCTGATAAACGCTCTTGCCGTCGATTAAAAGCGAGCCGTTGACGGCTTCTTCGGCGTCTATATCGTGAGGCGGCAGCCTGTCGTTAGCCACTTTATGGCTCCTCGCCGGTGACCTTTACCTTTATTTTGGGCGTCAGCTCGCCGCTGAGGCGCACGACGGCCTCAAATGTGCCTGTATGGCGGATGGGCTCGGCCAGTTCCACCTTGCGTTTGTCAATCTCGGTGCCCAGCAGCTTTGAAAGCCCGTCTGCCACGTCGCTATTGGTGATGGAGCCGTAGAGCTGGTCCTTGGCTCCCACTTTGCCCTTGAGGGTGACGGTCTTGCCCTCTATCTTTTTGGCCAGCGCGTCCATATCGGCTTCGGCCTGCGCTTGGCGGCGCGCGCTGGCGCGGCGTTCGGCTTCGAAGTGCTGCTGGACGTCGGAGTGGGCCAGCGCCGCCAGCTTCTTGGGGATGAGGAAGTTGCGCGCGTAACCGTCGTTGACCTCTTTCATCTCGCCGGCTTTGGCTACGTTGGGGACGTCTTTAAAAAAGATGACTTTCATGCTCAACTCACCTCAGGGGGATTTTCAGACCCCTATTATACTAGATAAGGGGTTGGAGTTAAACAAGAAAAGAGATTCTTTCGGGCTATTATTCAAAGTCGGATGAGGATTCGTTTGTCCTTGCTTTGTGTTGTCGTTCTGAGGAGTCCCGATACATTCGCTTCGCTCAGCACGAGTTCCATCGGGGGGATGTGATAATCCCAGGGTGAGGGTTATATCATTTTCCTCGCCCCTTGGGGGAGAGGACTTAAGGTGAGGGGTATCCTCCATGCTTTCACCCTCACTCTTATCTCTCCCCTCAAGGGAGAGAAGAATGCGCGAGGGCGAGTCATGACTCGCCCCTACAATTACGGGGTTCCAAGGAAAGATAAATCTGTAAGAGGCTGCCAGTCGTGCCAGATTCTTTCCGCCAGAGGCGGACTCAGAATGAGGGGTTGTTTGCTACCCCTCGTCCACCCACCTCTTGGCACTCAGGGCGGCGATGGCCCCGTCACCGGCGGCGGCGACGGTCTGGCGTATGGAGTTATGGCGTATGTCTCCGGCGGCGAAGATGCCCGGCACGCTGGTTTCCATCCTGTCGTTCACCACTATCATGCCGTACTCATCGAGACTCAGCAACCCCTTGAGGTAGCCCGTGCTGGGCTTGAGCCCGATGGCTACGAAGACGCCATCCAGTTTAAGCTCGGATGTTTTACCGGTCGCCACGTTCTTGAGCTTCAGCTTCTCTACGAAGTCCCCGCCTAGCACTGCCTCCACCACGCTGCTCAGGATAAACTCAATCTTCGGCTCGGCCCTGGCGCGCTCCTGCACTACAGCGGTGGCGCGCAACTGGTCGCGGCGGTGGATGATATACACCTTTGCGGCGAATTTGGCCAGGTGCATGGCTTCATATAGAGCGGAGTTGCCGCCGCCCACCACGGCCACCACCTTGTTGCTATAGAACGGGGCGTCGCAGGTGGCGCAGTAGGAGACGCCGCGCCCGACATATTCTTTCTCACCTGGGGCGTCCATCTTCTGTTTATCGGAGCCACCGGCGATGATGACGGCCTTTGCGGTATATTTCCCGTCAGAGGTTTTGACAACAAAGCTATGCTTATCCCTGGCCTCTATACCGGTTACCTCGGCATTAACGTCCTTGAGGCCGTATTTCTGCGCCTGCTGGTACATTCTGGAGGTCAGGTCCATGCCGGAGATGCCCTCGGGGAAGCCGGGAAAGTTGTCCACCTGGGTGGCCTCGTTTATCATGCCGCCGGTGATGCCCTTCTCGATGAGCAGGGTGTCCAGGCGGTCGCGCGAGGTGTAAATGGCGGCGGAAAGCCCGGCCGGACCTCCTCCTACGATAATAACGTCATAAATCTGGTTTTTATTCTCCGGGTTCATATTTCACCTCGCTGAGAGCCTGCGCTATTCCGCGTTCGGCGGTGCGGTTGGCAATGCCGATGGCGTTCTTGATGGCCTTGGCCTTGCTCCTCCCGTGACATATTATAACATTACCCCGGACTCCTAAGAGACATGCCCCGCCGAACTCGCTGTAGTCCATGTTTCTGAGGAATGAACTCAAACCTACGGCTGCGGAGAGGGCCTTGCCTGTGATGCGCGGATTGCCTGTCGTGTGCGTTTTTTCGGTTCCATGGAGGCTGACCATGGACTCGCCCAGCCCCTCCAGCGCCTTGAGCAGGATGTTGCCGGTAAACCCGTCGGTGACGATGACGTCCGCCACGTCGTTCACCAGGTCGTTGCCCTCGATATTACCGATAAAGTTAAGTCCGGATTGCCGGAGGAGCTGATGGCTTTCCACCGTCAGGCGGTTGCCCTTGGTATCCTCGGTCCCGTTGGAAAGCAGCCCTATGCGGGGCGATTCCAAGCCGAAGAGGCGGCTGGCGTAGAGGTTTCCCAGCTGGGCAAACTGCACCATGTGCGGCGGACGGCAGTCGGCGTTGGCGCCAGCGTCCAGGAGCAGGGCCGGCAGACGCGAATGGCTGAGGTTGATGATGCTGGCGATGGCCGGCCGCGAAACGCCTTCGATCTTCCCCAGCATCACCAGCGAGGCGGCAAAAACGGCGCCCGTGGAACCGGCTGAAATGAAGACGTCGGCCTTGCCCTCTTTTAGCATGCCGATGCCGATGGGTATAGGCGAGTCCGGCTTCTGTCGCAAGGCTTCCATAGGATGTTCGTGGAATTCGATGTTCTGCTCGGCATGCACGACGCTGATGCCCAGTTTCTTGAGCTGCCGGCCCGCCAGAACGTGCAGCAAGGGCTGTTTACCGATGAGGATGATTTCCAGGCCTTTGTACTCATGGACGGCTTTGATTACTCCCTTTACGATTTCAACCGGGGCGTAATCGCCCCCCATAGCGTCAACTGCGATTTTCATAGTTCTCCTTATAGCATGTTTGGACCAAGAAAGCTAGAGGTTGAATCCCTTGAAGCGGGTGGGTTTACCGGCAGTCTGCCTTCCGGCCAGTATGGCTGCCCCGACGGCCCCCATCAGCTCCGGGTGTTCGGGGATGATTATCTCGGTTTTCAGTTCATCTTCGAAGGCGCGCACCATGCCGTGGTTGAAGGCCAGCCCTCCCTGGAATACCACGGGCGGCAGGATTTCTTTCCCGGCGGCCACGCTGTTGAGGTAGTTGTGCACGAGCGTTTGACATAACCCAAAGACAATGTCTTCCAGCCTGCCGCCGCTCTGCTGCCGGTGTATCATCTCCGATTCGGCAAAGACGGTGCACCTGCCCGCCAGTTTCGAGGGAGAGACGCTACCGCAGGCCATCTCTCCAAACTCGCTAAGACTCAAGCCCAGTCTTTGCGCCTGGTGGTCCAGGAAGCTGCCAGTGCCAGCGGCGCACACGGTGTTCATGCCGAAGTCAGCTACCAGTCCGTCTCTCAATAAAATTATCTTGCTGTCCTGCCCGCCGATTTCGATGACGGTGCGAGCCTGCGGAAAATAGTGCAGGGTGGAGGCGGCTTGAGCAGTGACCTCGTTCTTGACGATGTCAGCGCCTACCATTTTGCCCACAAGCTCCCTCGCGCTGCCCGTGACGGCCACCCGCTCAATGGAAATGCCGGCCGGCAATTGTCCCTGGATTTGCTTAAGTCCAAGTTTGACCGCAGCGACAGGTTCTCCGTGGGTGGGTACGCAGACATGCGCCGCCAGTTGCCAGCCGTCATCCAGGACAGCCAGCTTGGTGGACACCGAGCCCACATCGATACCGAGGTAATATTTCATCTCTCGCGAGCGAATCAGTCGAATACGAATAACCCTGTTATTATACCGCTAAAACCGAAAATGCGAAATACGAATATCGAAATACGAAGGAAACTCTAAATCCCAATATCTAAATCCTAAACAAGCACGAAATCCCAATAACAAATGACAAAAGTGTTTTGGATTTTGTGTTTTAGGATTTATTTAGTATTTAGGATTTGGTGCTTGGTGCTTTTCCAGGAGAAAGGCAGTGCGTCATTCCCCCTCGAACTCCAGTTTGACTGCTGCCAGAGTGTCGGGCGAGGCCAGCAGGTCTATAGCGGTCATGGCCAGTGCGTCGGCCGCTCTCAGGCTTTGCGTCAGTCCCCTCTCGGTGGCTGCATGGCGCGCGAACTCGGCAGTGTGCTCGCTCTCGCCGGGCGGGGCGATGGCCACCGACGTATGTATGGAAGGCACTATCTGGCTGACGTTGCCCATATCGGTGCTGCCGAAAGACTGCTCCGGATTGAAAAGGGGGACGGCGTGCCCGATGCGCTCCATATTCTCCGCATAGAGCCGCGCCATAATGGCATTATTGCGCATGGGGGCGTATTCTTTTTCGTCCCAGCTATACTCCAGGCGCGCGCCGGTAGACAGGGCGGCGGCCTTGAAACAGTCCAGCACCTTTTCTCTGAGGGCGTTGAGATACCCGATATTGCCGGCGCGCACGAGGAAACGCCCGGCGGAATGGGCCGGCACGATATTGGCGGCTTTTCCGCCGTCGGTGATGATGCCGTGTATGCGCGCGTCGCTACGGATATGCTGGCGCAGCGCGTCGATGGCGTTGAATGACAGTATCATGGCCTCCAGCGCGTTGACGCCGAGGTCCGGATGGGCGGCGGCGTGGGCTTCCTTGCCGAAGAATTCAACATTGAGCGCCATGCAGGCCAGCGCCGTGATGGTGGCGCTGTCGTGGGTGGCCGGGTGCATCATCATGGCGGCGTCGATGCCGGCGAAAGCCCCGCGCTCAACCATGATTATCTTGCCGCCGTTCAGCTCCTCGGCGGGCGTGCCGATGACCTGTACGCTTCCGCCGAATTTGTTCGCGGCCTCCTTAGAGCCGATGGCGGCGGCCACGGCGGCAGTGGCGATGAGGTTATGCCCGCAGGCATGTCCCAAGTCTGGCAGCGCGTCGTATTCGGCGATGAAGGCGATGACGGGTTTACCCTGGCCGTACGAGGCGCGGAAGGCCGTCGGCAGTTCGCATATGCCGCGCTCAATTGAAAAACCATTGCTCTCCAGTTCCTGCGTCAGCCAGGCAACCGCCTGATGCTCGTTCATGGCGGTTTCGGGGTGACTGTGAATCTGGTGGGTGAGGATACGGAGTTCCGCCTGGCGGCGCCTGGTCGCGTTCCTGGCCCGGGCTTTAAGCTCGATTAGTTCGTTCGTGTCCATTGAGGATATTATAGACGACTCAACGACGGGCTACAAAGAGGCAAGTGGTTAAACGGGTATCAATGCGAGTCTACTTCAATTATCTCTGTTCCTTGATGGGCGAGACAAGAGATGGACATCATACAAAGTGGTAGAATAGGGGCATGTTCAGAGCAATATTCTTGGGCATTGTTAGGGTGTTAGCGCTTCTTTTGACTGCTGTTGGTTTGGGGTTTGACCTCAGTGGAGTAAGCCTATTAGGTCTTTCGTCAGATGGATTGCGGATTATGGAAGTAGTTGCTTTTACTGTATTCGTAATCCTTTATATTTGGAGGGAAGCGGATTTAATCATGCAACCACACCCTAGAGTTGAATTCAATGGCTTTTCGCCAGCTATTACTGAGGTGATGTATTTTGAAAAAGGTGCGGGTTTCCTCAAACCTGCGTATTTCGTAAGGTTAGCCTTCAAAAATAATGCTAAAAATCCCTCTGGCGTAGAATCTACAGCA
This window contains:
- a CDS encoding 50S ribosomal protein L9, producing MKVIFFKDVPNVAKAGEMKEVNDGYARNFLIPKKLAALAHSDVQQHFEAERRASARRQAQAEADMDALAKKIEGKTVTLKGKVGAKDQLYGSITNSDVADGLSKLLGTEIDKRKVELAEPIRHTGTFEAVVRLSGELTPKIKVKVTGEEP
- the trxB gene encoding thioredoxin-disulfide reductase, giving the protein MNPENKNQIYDVIIVGGGPAGLSAAIYTSRDRLDTLLIEKGITGGMINEATQVDNFPGFPEGISGMDLTSRMYQQAQKYGLKDVNAEVTGIEARDKHSFVVKTSDGKYTAKAVIIAGGSDKQKMDAPGEKEYVGRGVSYCATCDAPFYSNKVVAVVGGGNSALYEAMHLAKFAAKVYIIHRRDQLRATAVVQERARAEPKIEFILSSVVEAVLGGDFVEKLKLKNVATGKTSELKLDGVFVAIGLKPSTGYLKGLLSLDEYGMIVVNDRMETSVPGIFAAGDIRHNSIRQTVAAAGDGAIAALSAKRWVDEG
- the plsX gene encoding phosphate acyltransferase PlsX → MKIAVDAMGGDYAPVEIVKGVIKAVHEYKGLEIILIGKQPLLHVLAGRQLKKLGISVVHAEQNIEFHEHPMEALRQKPDSPIPIGIGMLKEGKADVFISAGSTGAVFAASLVMLGKIEGVSRPAIASIINLSHSRLPALLLDAGANADCRPPHMVQFAQLGNLYASRLFGLESPRIGLLSNGTEDTKGNRLTVESHQLLRQSGLNFIGNIEGNDLVNDVADVIVTDGFTGNILLKALEGLGESMVSLHGTEKTHTTGNPRITGKALSAAVGLSSFLRNMDYSEFGGACLLGVRGNVIICHGRSKAKAIKNAIGIANRTAERGIAQALSEVKYEPGE
- a CDS encoding 2-hydroxyglutaryl-CoA dehydratase, with protein sequence MKYYLGIDVGSVSTKLAVLDDGWQLAAHVCVPTHGEPVAAVKLGLKQIQGQLPAGISIERVAVTGSARELVGKMVGADIVKNEVTAQAASTLHYFPQARTVIEIGGQDSKIILLRDGLVADFGMNTVCAAGTGSFLDHQAQRLGLSLSEFGEMACGSVSPSKLAGRCTVFAESEMIHRQQSGGRLEDIVFGLCQTLVHNYLNSVAAGKEILPPVVFQGGLAFNHGMVRAFEDELKTEIIIPEHPELMGAVGAAILAGRQTAGKPTRFKGFNL
- a CDS encoding M20 family peptidase, which produces MDTNELIELKARARNATRRRQAELRILTHQIHSHPETAMNEHQAVAWLTQELESNGFSIERGICELPTAFRASYGQGKPVIAFIAEYDALPDLGHACGHNLIATAAVAAAIGSKEAANKFGGSVQVIGTPAEELNGGKIIMVERGAFAGIDAAMMMHPATHDSATITALACMALNVEFFGKEAHAAAHPDLGVNALEAMILSFNAIDALRQHIRSDARIHGIITDGGKAANIVPAHSAGRFLVRAGNIGYLNALREKVLDCFKAAALSTGARLEYSWDEKEYAPMRNNAIMARLYAENMERIGHAVPLFNPEQSFGSTDMGNVSQIVPSIHTSVAIAPPGESEHTAEFARHAATERGLTQSLRAADALAMTAIDLLASPDTLAAVKLEFEGE